The genomic segment TATATTCTCAAACTTCTCACGTACATCTCTACGCAAATTATCTCCTTCAGTGTCTAATAGCTGGCTCAATGCTCTGCAAATCAACATCTTGAAGTTGTCCAAAACAATCTATAACTTGTCGAATTTTGGGAGCAAATTCTTTAACTTCTTGTGGTGTGATAGAAATTCGAGAAGTTTCGGATAAATGTCGAACATCAGGAGGTTCTAGAACACTCGATTTCACAGCGTAGCTTCGAAAAGCCACTGGTAATGGGAAAAGGCGATCTACCCctcttctttttccatttttcctagtatagttttaaaatatttatgacccgtttggccatgagaacttttcacttttttcgaaaaaaaatttcacttcatTTAAAAATCAACATTTGGCTATGAAACAAACATGGTATCAATGAAACACTgtctttttctccttcaataTATTCAAACAGCCAAACACTGCAACAACTATACTAGTATAGTATTATATTAATAAATGTAATGTTTGAatagactgtatcgtttgttgtggtttaataatatttttaccgTAACCACGCAAAAACCATTAAATTTGTAATtacaaaaattgaattttttcatGATTATATAACAAAGAGTTGCAACTTGTTTACAACACCttacaatataattttaaaaacaacgAAACAAACATGATCACTGAAAACAATACAATATGagacgggaaacaaccatccaaaccctaaaaatgaaaattacatAAACAACAACATCACTGTCTACTCAATATACTTTGGGAACTTTAATGTAAGGTTCCTGAAAACCTGGAACAGCAGAAATCAATGCTTCTACATTCTCAAACTTTTCAGGTACATCTCCACGCAAATTATCTCCTTCAGTATCTGCTCTAATTGCTGGCTTAATACTCTGTAGATCAACATTTTGAAGTTGTCCAAACCAATCTATAACTTGTCGAATTTTAGGAgcgaattcttcaatttcttgtggTGTGAGTGAAATTCGAGCAGTTTCGGATAAACGTGGAACATTAGGAGGTTCTAGAAGACTCGATTTCATAACGTAGCTTCGAAGAGTCAGTGGTAATGGGAAAATGCCATATTTAGTGAAATTTGGTTTGAGTAAATGTAAAGTTCTGATGCTTCCCATTGATGGAGTTTGATGAATGACGACGATGAGCAAAAATATGAAGGAACTATGAAACAGTGTAGTATTAGAATGGAATTGTAGGATTACTACCAGATTTAGGAACAAAGGGTTTGGGCTTTAGAGTTCAGTCTTTACGGATTTGGGCCATTTGGTTTTTGGGCTAGAGGCTGGAACCAACCGAGGCAGGCCCTTATTTGGGGATGATGCGAGGTTACGAGTTCGAATccctgataaaaaaaaaaaaaaaatgctcagACGAGTTTCCGTATGAAAGTAagcctattaaaaaaaaaaatctgccttaaggtagacttttgcccgaatagacCTACTTTGATACGAAActttgtcttgcgattttttttttttttttaagggttcGAACTCATAACCTCGAGGTTTTTTtggccacttttttaagcgaaagacaaaaattaaagaccagcaatttaagggacaaaaattaaagaccagtgcctttgaaggccaATTCGTGCAAAAAAATTCAACGAGGCTTGGGACAAGTGCACAAATAGCGCTTAGAGGACCCATGTTTAAAGAATGACCAAAATTtataaagttttaaaagtttagtCACCTCAAAATCAAAGAATTTCAAGCTTGCTCAAATGTCTGAAGTTGGCATATTGTACGTGCGGTTCGAACTTCAGACCTTTGAGTTTAAAATTAAGCTTGAAAGGCCCCAACAACTTTTAGCCCAAAAAATCTGAAATTGAGAACTAGTTTAGGATAACTTCATAAGTAAGTGTCTGAAGCTCAACCTCTTTGTTTCCCACTCATCGACTACTCAATTCCTGCTTTATATATTATCAATAGAAGAATGCCATTTCCTTCTATTGAAGTAAGTTGAAGTCTAATGGCTTTTATGTGATATAACAACTTATGAATTAGGAAATTCAAATTTGTTTTTATCGACTTATTTTggaatttcctttgtttttgtcCCTTTTTACAGTAATCCATAAAATGCTTAGTTCACTTTAGATTTTTCAATTGGaattttacaacaacaacatctgGGTTAATCCACATGTGAGGTACGGGAGGAGGGTAAAGTGTCTGTGACCCCACCTCGAATTTTACAACAATTAGTGCAAAATGACAACATCTTGTGTCCAGACTTTCGTGTATTTCATGTATAGGATTTCTAAGTGAAAAAGATGGCAATTCTTAAACAGCTAATATAATGTTGATCTTGTTTGAAGTTGTCACTTCAggctaaaatttaaatattt from the Lycium ferocissimum isolate CSIRO_LF1 chromosome 11, AGI_CSIRO_Lferr_CH_V1, whole genome shotgun sequence genome contains:
- the LOC132036187 gene encoding glutamyl-tRNA(Gln) amidotransferase subunit C, chloroplastic/mitochondrial-like, which gives rise to MGSIRTLHLLKPNFTKYGIFPLPLTLRSYVMKSSLLEPPNVPRLSETARISLTPQEIEEFAPKIRQVIDWFGQLQNVDLQSIKPAIRADTEGDNLRGDVPEKFENVEALISAVPGFQEPYIKVPKVY